The sequence AGGTGGCGGGGAAACCGCTCGCAGCGGTACAAGTTTCTCGCGTCGATGGGCAGGAGGTCGACGTCGTGGAAGACGAAGCAGCAGTAGCTGTCCCGAGCCAGGGCTTCGGTGAAACCGATGTTGAACAATTTAGCACGATTGAATGCGTGCCGCTCACTCTGCTCGACTACAAACATGCCGTACTGTAGCTGCTGCCGCTGCAGAAACAGGTGCATGTGCTGCAGGAACAAGTCCAGGTGCTCGCTCCGGTCTCGGTATGGGACGACGATGGCAACAAAGTGTCGCGAGTTGCAGAACGGCGGCGACCAGCGGCCGCCCGGAAGCAAGCCCCATTTGGTCTCCAGTTCCTTCAGAAGCGTTCGGTTCACGCTCCTCTGTACGACAATAGTACCGGCGGGAATCATTGACGGACGCAGAGGACATTTCATGCGCAAGTCGACGTTCTGCCAAGACAGTTGGTAGCCTTCGCGTGGGGTCCACGGACACTCGCTGGGGTCGCGTTCGATGTCTGCTTCGGAGAACACTACGTGGTCGCCGCTGAGCCACGTCGGGCACCGCAGCGCGCTCAACCATAGCGCCACGAGAAACAGGCCGATCAAAAGGCCTCCCTGATTAAACTTATAAAAGTGTATCAGCTCACGGCGCCTGGAGAGCAGTAGGACGCCGCAAGCACCGCGTTGTACCCTGTGCAACAGAGCCATAGTCGACAAATGCGTCGTAGCGGACCGAACGACAGCGCGAGGTGCTTCGCAGTGACAAATGGCTTAACCCATGTCGCTGTTTTTGGCTTCGGCACCGTGCGTCGG comes from Dermacentor andersoni chromosome 9, qqDerAnde1_hic_scaffold, whole genome shotgun sequence and encodes:
- the LOC126526908 gene encoding beta-1,4-galactosyltransferase 4-like, yielding MALLHRVQRGACGVLLLSRRRELIHFYKFNQGGLLIGLFLVALWLSALRCPTWLSGDHVVFSEADIERDPSECPWTPREGYQLSWQNVDLRMKCPLRPSMIPAGTIVVQRSVNRTLLKELETKWGLLPGGRWSPPFCNSRHFVAIVVPYRDRSEHLDLFLQHMHLFLQRQQLQYGMFVVEQSERHAFNRAKLFNIGFTEALARDSYCCFVFHDVDLLPIDARNLYRCERFPRHLSSAIDVFRFVLPYPDLFGGAVAVRADQFHELNGFSNEFFGWGGEDDDLQRRIRARGLTVIRWPTSVSRYTMLAHTKAKPSLQRQELLRSAESRVSTSHIGTLPACLHFFMMELYMRTEPIFENTGAENKLGL